From one Salmo salar chromosome ssa09, Ssal_v3.1, whole genome shotgun sequence genomic stretch:
- the aldob gene encoding fructose-bisphosphate aldolase B (The RefSeq protein has 1 frameshift compared to this genomic sequence) produces the protein MTTQFPSLSPEQKKELSDIAQRIVAPGKGILAADESTGTMGKRLQKINVENNEENRRTFRDLLFSAVDPNCIGGIIFFHETLYQMSDKGVLFPQVIKDKGIVVGIKVDKGTAGLNGTDGETTTQGLDGLSERCAQYKKDGCDFAKWRCVLKISDACPSDLAIAENANVLARYASICQQNGLVPIVEPEILPDGDHDLLRTQYVTEKVLAATYKALNDHHVYLEGTLLKPNMVTAGHSCPKKFTPQEVGMATVTALRRTVPAAVPGITFLSGGQSEEEATQNLNAMNLTSLHRPWKLSFSYGRALQASALAAWKGKAANKQSAQDAFTSRAKSNGLASKGKYTAVSSDDQASMQSLHTANYVY, from the exons ATGACTACCCagttcccatccctctctccggaGCAGAAGAAGGAGCTCTCTGACATTGCCCAGAGGATTGTGGCTCCAGGGAAGGGCATCCTAGCAGCAGACGAGTCTACAG GCACAATGGGTAAGCGCCTGCAGAAGATCAACGTGGAGAACAACGAGGAGAACCGTCGGACTTTCCGTGACCTCCTGTTCTCTGCAGTTGACCCCAACTGCATTGGCGGAATCATCTTCTTCCATGAGACGCTGTACCAAATGTCGGACAAGGGCGTCCTCTTCCCCCAGGTCATCAAGGACAAGGGCATCGTGGTCGGCATTAAG GTGGACAAAGGCACAGCTGGTCTGAACGGAACAGATGGAGAGACTACCACACAGG GTCTTGATGGACTCTCGGAGCGTTGTGCTCAGTACAAGAAAGATGGTTGTGACTTCGCCAAATGGAGGTGTGTGCTCAAGATCTCCGACGCCTGCCCCTCGGACCTCGCCATCGCAGAGAATGCCAATGTCCTCGCCAGATACGCCAGTATCTGCCAACAG AACGGCCTGGTGCCCATCGTGGAGCCAGAGATTTTGCCTGATGGAGACCATGACCTGCTGCGCACTCAGTATGTCACTGAGAAG GTCCTGGCTGCCACGTACAAGGCTCTGAACGACCACCATGTCTACCTGGAGGGCACCCTGTTGAAGCCTAACATGGTCACCGCTGGACACTCCTGCCCCAAGAAGTTCACCCCCC AAGAGGTTGGCATGGCCACCGTCACCGCCCTAAGGCGCACTGTTCCTGCCGCTGTGCCCG gCATCACCTTCCTGTCTGGAGGTCAGAGTGAAGAGGAGGCCACCCAAAACCTCAATGCCATGAACCTGACCTCCCTCCACCGGCCTTGGAAGCTCTCCTTCTCCTACGGCCGTGCGCTCCAGGCCTCCGCCCTCGCCGCCTGGAAAGGCAAGGCCGCCAACAAGCAGTCGGCGCAGGACGCTTTCACCTCCAGAGCCAAG AGCAACGGTTTGGCCTCCAAGGGAAAGTACACAGCAGTCAGCAGCGATGACCAGGCTTCCATGCAGTCCCTGCACACAGCCAACTATGTCTACTAA
- the si:dkey-74k8.4 gene encoding L-asparaginase isoform X2 → MEMDSTQDGLDIVTKPIIILGTATRDRRFLHWVGQVLKLKWLKNKSQEEVKVMIGEMLPSFACGCVENNDFLSLQEILERMDVNCGDYDGTTPLHKACEKGRLDMVKYLMGKGASTQLKDRFGYTPLHLAIKNRHFDIIRILRLKGAPLSLELVRIGLELIKVVQNKDYQLLQAWYLSGVNLDQSDYNGRTALHIAVRLRERTMVSRLLEYGATPLERDIWGWTAVDEAQHNLPSILTLFHPFT, encoded by the exons ATGG AGATGGACAGCACACAGGACGGACTGGATATTGTCACCAAACCCATCATAATTCTGGGCACTGCTACCAGAGACAGAAGGTTTCTGCACTGGGTAGGCCAAGTGCTGAAGCTGAAGTGGCTGAAGAACAAGAGCCAAGAA GAGGTCAAAGTGATGATCGGGGAGATGCTGCCCTCCTTCGCCTGTGGATGTGTGGAGAACAATGACTTCCTCTCCCTGCAGGAGATCCTGGAGAGG ATGGATGTGAACTGTGGGGACTACGACGGCACCACCCCCCTCCACAAGGCCTGTGAGAAGGGCAGGCTGGATATGGTCAAGTACCTGATGGGTAAAGGAGCCAGCACCCAGCTCAAAGACCGCTTTGGATACACACCTCTTCACCTGGCCATCAAGAACAG GCACTTTGACATCATCCGCATCCTGCGTCTGAAGGGAGCCCCTCTGTCTTTGGAGCTTGTGAGGATCGGGCTGGAGCTGATCAA GGTTGTCCAGAACAAGGACTACCAGCTGTTGCAAGCCTGGTACCTGTCTGGAGTGAACCTGGACCAGAGTGACTATAATGGCCGTACAGCGCTGCACATTGCAGTCAGGCTGAGGGAGAGGACCATGGTGTCCAGGCTGCTGGAATACGGAGCCACCCCTCTG GAGCGTGACATCTGGGGTTGGACTGCAGTGGACGAGGCCCAGCACAACCTGCCCAGCATCCTGACACTGTTTCACCCCTTCACTTAG
- the si:dkey-74k8.4 gene encoding L-asparaginase isoform X1: MYDSLTANWADWLPLKTVSLFLCSILAKPNPFPNLNLLLEMDSTQDGLDIVTKPIIILGTATRDRRFLHWVGQVLKLKWLKNKSQEEVKVMIGEMLPSFACGCVENNDFLSLQEILERMDVNCGDYDGTTPLHKACEKGRLDMVKYLMGKGASTQLKDRFGYTPLHLAIKNRHFDIIRILRLKGAPLSLELVRIGLELIKVVQNKDYQLLQAWYLSGVNLDQSDYNGRTALHIAVRLRERTMVSRLLEYGATPLERDIWGWTAVDEAQHNLPSILTLFHPFT; the protein is encoded by the exons ATGTATGACAGCCTAACAGCTAATTGGGCAGATTGGTTGCCACTCAAGACCGTTTCGCTGTTTCTTTGTAGCATTCTAGCTaaacctaacccttttcctaaccttaacctgctGCTag AGATGGACAGCACACAGGACGGACTGGATATTGTCACCAAACCCATCATAATTCTGGGCACTGCTACCAGAGACAGAAGGTTTCTGCACTGGGTAGGCCAAGTGCTGAAGCTGAAGTGGCTGAAGAACAAGAGCCAAGAA GAGGTCAAAGTGATGATCGGGGAGATGCTGCCCTCCTTCGCCTGTGGATGTGTGGAGAACAATGACTTCCTCTCCCTGCAGGAGATCCTGGAGAGG ATGGATGTGAACTGTGGGGACTACGACGGCACCACCCCCCTCCACAAGGCCTGTGAGAAGGGCAGGCTGGATATGGTCAAGTACCTGATGGGTAAAGGAGCCAGCACCCAGCTCAAAGACCGCTTTGGATACACACCTCTTCACCTGGCCATCAAGAACAG GCACTTTGACATCATCCGCATCCTGCGTCTGAAGGGAGCCCCTCTGTCTTTGGAGCTTGTGAGGATCGGGCTGGAGCTGATCAA GGTTGTCCAGAACAAGGACTACCAGCTGTTGCAAGCCTGGTACCTGTCTGGAGTGAACCTGGACCAGAGTGACTATAATGGCCGTACAGCGCTGCACATTGCAGTCAGGCTGAGGGAGAGGACCATGGTGTCCAGGCTGCTGGAATACGGAGCCACCCCTCTG GAGCGTGACATCTGGGGTTGGACTGCAGTGGACGAGGCCCAGCACAACCTGCCCAGCATCCTGACACTGTTTCACCCCTTCACTTAG
- the si:dkey-74k8.4 gene encoding L-asparaginase isoform X3, with product MDSTQDGLDIVTKPIIILGTATRDRRFLHWVGQVLKLKWLKNKSQEEVKVMIGEMLPSFACGCVENNDFLSLQEILERMDVNCGDYDGTTPLHKACEKGRLDMVKYLMGKGASTQLKDRFGYTPLHLAIKNRHFDIIRILRLKGAPLSLELVRIGLELIKVVQNKDYQLLQAWYLSGVNLDQSDYNGRTALHIAVRLRERTMVSRLLEYGATPLERDIWGWTAVDEAQHNLPSILTLFHPFT from the exons ATGGACAGCACACAGGACGGACTGGATATTGTCACCAAACCCATCATAATTCTGGGCACTGCTACCAGAGACAGAAGGTTTCTGCACTGGGTAGGCCAAGTGCTGAAGCTGAAGTGGCTGAAGAACAAGAGCCAAGAA GAGGTCAAAGTGATGATCGGGGAGATGCTGCCCTCCTTCGCCTGTGGATGTGTGGAGAACAATGACTTCCTCTCCCTGCAGGAGATCCTGGAGAGG ATGGATGTGAACTGTGGGGACTACGACGGCACCACCCCCCTCCACAAGGCCTGTGAGAAGGGCAGGCTGGATATGGTCAAGTACCTGATGGGTAAAGGAGCCAGCACCCAGCTCAAAGACCGCTTTGGATACACACCTCTTCACCTGGCCATCAAGAACAG GCACTTTGACATCATCCGCATCCTGCGTCTGAAGGGAGCCCCTCTGTCTTTGGAGCTTGTGAGGATCGGGCTGGAGCTGATCAA GGTTGTCCAGAACAAGGACTACCAGCTGTTGCAAGCCTGGTACCTGTCTGGAGTGAACCTGGACCAGAGTGACTATAATGGCCGTACAGCGCTGCACATTGCAGTCAGGCTGAGGGAGAGGACCATGGTGTCCAGGCTGCTGGAATACGGAGCCACCCCTCTG GAGCGTGACATCTGGGGTTGGACTGCAGTGGACGAGGCCCAGCACAACCTGCCCAGCATCCTGACACTGTTTCACCCCTTCACTTAG
- the LOC106611885 gene encoding carnosine synthase 1 yields MLSLSSLPSTVVPSLPSSSGGCATGGPRARSSRQEVALFQTLQEALREIDLPETQDLPQGMSHSEMCICVLGSPLPYLSLLLEAGQRSPGDALLCLCPSWLSRSSSSLLVHKAVTFDLGGRTFLSNFNPPRRVTYFLSSDPWAKEEMTRETDCPSGGSGALGQFWGNVLTTRVLLQKAKIHCPPTLALLLPPGQMRLEEGRTGGVEVVHLEMGAEEGMNSVRNKVDTFLESENMRGSERVVLRCSGGRFVGEATSPPVYLSRNSKDEVWAKVSYLLPQLLSGEAVLLEAYCSPLKPGPRVQDRTWEQYTDCRPQVPDLSFRLCAIVTRSPLDLPLLYKLVCRVGVSDDPLSHSHSLSQSLETTLLECGFTDPTMAKSLCRLALDTALSCLCVVMETESSMSAEQRGGAGAQTDMIGVDLLFTMDGSIIRPVILGLHPSLCLHSSFQERGMGMEGCDSGIEGWSRGTLLLTPLTRSQYHLMQGKTVLVVGAGGHSKKFIWKTAKQYKLKILLVDSDPAHFASQLVDHFLPLPDLPDHRRDDQHCSRICDWLLSSSLHPDGCVCFWDECVVLTSLVCDRLGLRSPPPEAIRIAKEKSRTHRHLLGLLKSTGTNLISVEQPSGQPDSLVEFREDERRGRQQNGMVNMEGDSMRAMADFDRGDLFNDAMGKHDTTAPTSSSTSPSSSSSHSFDTFRPSAPLLSPSPSSYAVPCIHVESTLDLEKAASRGEGGPGGASVGVVRFPAVMKLEYGAGAVGVRKVGSLEESLAHFERISGDLREETDYPGIGLGWGNAMILMEYVGGTEHDVDVVLFEGRLEGAFVSDNGPTRTPAFTETAAQMPSGLAPDKRAQLIRAAHHACLGCGLRDGVFNVELKMTEVGPRLIEINARMGGFYLCDWIRQLYGVDLLMAAFMVSCGVRPCLPSATALPARGHFAGVMVVVSRHLQALRTTASPERLRGLHQEGALWLNELAEEDELISGEYEEPFCNVGVRDAHNATNARQRLLALCQGLGLHCPPRYDLGYFLSHFN; encoded by the exons ctctctcagctctctccccAGCACCGTTGTCCCCAGCCTTCCCTCCTCTTCAGGGGGCTGTGCTACTGGGGGACCGAGGGCACGGTCCTCCAGACAGGAGGTGGCGCTGTTCCAGACCCTGCAGGAGGCTCTGAGGGAGATTGACCTGCCTGAAACACAGGACCTGCCACAGG GTATGAGTCACTCTGAGATGTGCATCTGTGTTTTGGGATCCccactcccctacctctctctgctgTTAGAGGCAGGCCAACGGAGCCCAG gagatgctctcctgtgtctctgtccGTCCTGGCTCTctcgctcctcctcctccctcctggtcCACAAGGCTGTCACCTTTGACCTTGGAGGGCGCACTTTCTTATCCAACTTCAACCCGCCTCGCAGGGTCACCTACTTCCTGTCATCTGACCCGTGGGCTAAGGAGGAAATGACCCGAGAGACAGACTGCCCAAGCGGAGGTTCTGGAGCACTGGGTCAGTTCTGGGGGAATGTTCTGACCACCAGGGTTCTGCTGCAGAAGGCCAAGATCCACTGCCCCCCAACCCTGGCCCTTCTGTTACCACCCGGGCAGATGAGGCTGGAGGAGGGCaggacaggaggggtggaggtggtGCACCTGGAAATGGGGGCGGAGGAAGGGATGAACTCTGTCCGAAACAAGGTGGACACTTTCCTGGAGTCTGAGAACATGAGGGGATCAGAGAGG GTGGTGCTCAGGTGCAGTGGGGGGAGGTTCGTGGGCGAGGCAACCTCACCCCCTGTCTACCTGTCCAGGAACAGCAAGGATGAGGTCTGGGCCAAGGTGAGTTATCTCCTGCCCCAGCTCCTCTCTGGCGAGGCAGTGCTGCTGGAGGCCTACTGCTCCCCACTGAAGCCTGGGCCACGGGTACAGGACCGCACCTGGGAACAGTACACTG actgCAGGCCTCAGGTTCCAGACCTGTCCTTCAGACTGTGTGCCATAGTAACTCGCTCACCTCTGGACCTGCCTCTCCTCTACAAg TTGGTGTGTAGAGTGGGAGTGTCCGACGACCCTCTCTCTCACAGCCACTCCCTCTCTCAGTCTTTGGAGACCACCCTATTAGAGTGTGGTTTCACTGACCCTACCATGGCAAAATCTCTCTGCCGCCTAGCACTGGACACCGCCCTGTCCTGCCTCTGTGTTGTCATGGAAACAGAGTCAAGCATGTCCGCAGAACAACGCGGTGGAGCGGGTGCCCAGACCGACATGATAG gCGTGGACCTCCTTTTCACCATGGATGGCTCCATCATCAGGCCTGTTATTTTgggcctccatccctccctctgtctccactcctccttccAAGAGCgagggatggggatggagggatgtgacagtgggatagaggggtggagtaggggcaccctcctcctcacccccctcaCCCGCTCCCAGTACCACCTGATGCAGGGGAAAACTGTGTTGGTGGTGGGAGCAGGAGGACACAGTAAGAAGTTCATCTGGAAAACAGCCAAACAGTACAAGCTAAAG ATCCTGTTGGTGGACAGTGACCCTGCCCACTTCGCCTCTCAGTTGGTCGACCACTTCCTCCCCCTGCCAGACCTCCCCGACCATCGGCGTGACGACCAGCACTGCTCCCgcatctgtgattggctgttgtCCTCCAGCCTCCACCCAGACGGTTGCGTGTGCTTCTGGGACGAATGCGTGGTGCTGACATCGCTGGTCTGTGATAGGCTGGGGCTCAGGAGCCCTCCTCCGGAGGCCATCCGCATTGCGAAGGAGAAGAGCCGCACCCACAGGCACCTCCTGGGCCTACTGAAGTCTACTGGGACTAACCTGATCAGTGTTGAGCAGCCCTCTGGTCAGCCAGATAGCCTGGTTGAGTttagagaggatgagaggagaggtagacAGCAGAATGGCATGGTCAACATGGAAGGAGATAGCATGAGAGCTATGGCCGATTTTGACAGGGGGGATCTCTTCAATGACGCAATGGGCAAACACGACACTACCGCCCCTACCTCTTCATCCACCtcaccatcctcttcctcctcacatTCCTTTGACACTTTCcgtccctctgctcctctcctctctccctccccttcctcctatgCTGTTCCCTGTATCCATGTGGAGAGCACCCTGGATCTGGAGAAGGCAGCCagtaggggggagggggggcctGGTGGGGCCAGTGTGGGGGTGGTGAGGTTCCCAGCGGTGATGAAGCTGGAGTACGGCGCGGGGGCGGTGGGTGTGAGGAAGGTAGGCTCTCTGGAGGAAAGTCTGGCACACTTTGAGAGGATCAGCGGGGACCTCCGCGAGGAGACAGACTACCCCGGCATCGGCCTGGGCTGGGGCAACGCCATGATCCTCATGGAGTACGTGGGAGGCACCGAGCACGACGTGGACGTGGTCCTGTTCGAGGGGAGACTGGAGGGCGCCTTTGTGTCTGACAACGGCCCCACGCGCACCCCAGCCTTCACCGAGACGGCCGCCCAGATGCCCTCAGGGCTGGCGCCGGACAAGCGTGCTCAGCTGATCCGCGCGGCACACCACGCATGCCTGGGCTGTGGCCTACGAGACGGCGTGTTCAACGTGGAGCTGAAGATGACAGAAGTGGGCCCGAGGCTCATCGAGATCAACGCCCGCATGGGCGGCTTCTACCTGTGCGACTGGATCCGTCAGCTGTACGGCGTGGACCTCCTGATGGCCGCCTTCATGGTGTCCTGTGGGGTGCGTCCCTGCCTGCCCTCAGCCACAGCCCTCCCAGCCAGAGGCCACTTTgctggggtgatggtggtggtgtcacGGCACCTCCAGGCCCTGAGGACCACAGCCAGCCCTGAGCGCCTGAGAGGGCTCCACCAGGAGGGGGCGTTGTGGCTGAACGAGCTGGCGGAGGAGGATGAACTGATCTCTGGTGAGTACGAGGAGCCCTTCTGTAATGTTGGGGTGAGAGATGCCCACAACGCCACCAACGCTCGCCAGCGCCTCCTCGCCCTCTGCCAAGGGCTGGGCCTGCACTGTCCTCCACGCTACGACCTGGGCTACTTCCTGTCCCATTTCAACTAG